A stretch of Pseudolysobacter antarcticus DNA encodes these proteins:
- a CDS encoding penicillin acylase family protein, giving the protein MRLLKRILLLLIALILLALLGLWLTLHQSLPRLDGELTLPGLSAPVQIERDALGTATVRAQNRRDLSFALGFVHAQERFFQMDLMRRSAAGELAELVGAAALPLDRLRRPHRLRARFAEAVAKADAAEHDLLASYRDGVNAGLAQLGARPWEYILLGQTPAPWRDEDSALIIGAMYFDLNDGGNTRELAFAKIHAALPPSVYKFLSASGGAADAPLLGLPLRSPTLPSATELDLRKLDPALLRVPADAAEPHTIPGSNSFGVAGALTQSGAALIANDMHLGLRVPGLWFRARLVYPNPRHRGEDVDVSGVSLPGTPGIVVGSNRHVAWAFTNSYGDWADWVRITLDPADQTRYRTADGWYSIKTFPELIKVHGGADEKLDVRETRWGPILGTDADDTPLALAWIAAQPGGANLDQMKMELADSADEIIDIANRSGMPPQNIIVGDRAGNLEWSISGRIPKRTGDYDPLLPSDWSQPNIGWNGWLDPNLYPRIANPNSHRLWTANSRVVDDEWLKLIGDSGYDFGARSSQIRDDLKAKEKFAASDMLEIQLDDRALFMAQWKGVLEKTLGSAGNDTALVAMKTQLASWSGHADTASVSYRLVRDFRREVVDTVLDGFAAAVRVKFADFKLPKIGQSETLVQAIVAQRAPHLLPPGYASWDDLLLKCATRVAHYLDQQPGGIAARSWGEFNKSDIHHPLANALPLIGRWLSMPRDGLPGDSFMPRVQGADFGASERLAVAPGHEEEGYLELAGGQSDHPLSPFFGAGHADWMQGKPTPFLPGATKYTLQLSPQSH; this is encoded by the coding sequence ATGCGCTTGCTAAAACGTATTCTGCTTCTGCTTATTGCGCTGATTCTGCTGGCGCTACTCGGTCTGTGGCTGACCTTGCATCAGAGCCTGCCGCGGCTCGACGGCGAGTTGACGCTACCGGGATTATCGGCGCCCGTGCAGATCGAACGCGATGCACTCGGCACCGCCACGGTGCGTGCGCAGAATCGCCGCGATCTGTCATTCGCCTTGGGTTTTGTGCATGCGCAGGAACGGTTTTTCCAGATGGATCTTATGCGTCGCAGCGCCGCCGGCGAGCTTGCTGAACTGGTCGGCGCGGCGGCGCTGCCGCTCGATCGCCTGCGTCGCCCGCATCGTCTGCGCGCGCGTTTTGCCGAGGCTGTCGCCAAGGCCGATGCGGCCGAACACGATCTACTCGCCAGTTATCGCGATGGCGTGAACGCCGGACTTGCGCAACTCGGCGCACGGCCATGGGAATATATTTTGCTCGGGCAAACGCCCGCACCGTGGCGCGATGAGGATTCGGCACTGATCATCGGCGCGATGTATTTCGACCTCAACGACGGCGGCAATACGCGCGAGCTTGCCTTCGCAAAAATCCACGCCGCATTGCCGCCATCGGTCTACAAGTTCTTGAGTGCATCGGGCGGCGCGGCAGATGCACCGCTGCTTGGTTTGCCGCTGCGCTCACCGACATTACCTTCCGCTACCGAACTGGATTTGCGCAAACTCGATCCGGCGTTGCTGCGTGTTCCAGCGGATGCCGCCGAGCCGCATACGATTCCCGGCAGCAACAGTTTTGGCGTGGCCGGCGCGCTCACGCAAAGCGGTGCCGCGCTGATCGCCAACGACATGCATCTCGGCCTGCGCGTACCCGGACTGTGGTTTCGCGCGCGATTGGTTTATCCGAACCCGCGCCATCGCGGCGAGGATGTCGATGTCAGCGGCGTCAGCCTGCCCGGCACGCCGGGCATCGTGGTCGGCAGCAATCGGCACGTGGCATGGGCGTTCACCAACAGCTACGGCGACTGGGCCGACTGGGTGCGCATCACGCTCGATCCCGCCGATCAGACGCGCTATCGCACCGCGGATGGCTGGTACAGCATCAAGACCTTCCCCGAGCTCATCAAGGTGCACGGCGGCGCGGATGAAAAACTCGACGTGCGCGAAACCCGCTGGGGCCCGATTCTGGGTACCGATGCCGACGACACGCCACTCGCGCTCGCATGGATCGCGGCGCAACCCGGCGGCGCCAATCTCGATCAGATGAAAATGGAGCTGGCCGATTCCGCCGACGAGATAATCGACATCGCCAATCGCAGCGGTATGCCACCACAAAACATCATCGTCGGTGATCGCGCCGGCAACTTGGAGTGGAGCATTTCCGGACGCATTCCCAAGCGCACGGGCGACTATGATCCGCTGCTGCCGTCGGACTGGAGCCAGCCGAATATCGGCTGGAACGGCTGGCTCGATCCGAATCTTTATCCGCGTATCGCCAATCCAAATTCGCATCGTTTGTGGACCGCAAACTCTCGCGTAGTCGATGACGAATGGCTGAAGCTGATCGGCGACAGCGGCTACGATTTCGGTGCGCGTTCAAGCCAGATTCGCGACGATCTCAAGGCCAAGGAAAAATTCGCCGCGTCCGACATGCTGGAGATTCAGCTCGATGACCGTGCCTTGTTCATGGCGCAATGGAAAGGCGTGCTCGAAAAAACTCTCGGCAGCGCAGGCAACGATACCGCGCTGGTTGCCATGAAAACACAGCTGGCGAGCTGGTCAGGCCATGCCGATACCGCGTCGGTGAGTTATCGCCTTGTGCGCGATTTCCGCCGCGAGGTGGTCGATACCGTGCTCGATGGTTTTGCCGCGGCGGTGCGCGTGAAGTTCGCCGATTTCAAACTGCCAAAAATCGGCCAGTCCGAAACTTTGGTGCAGGCAATCGTGGCGCAGCGCGCGCCGCATCTGCTGCCGCCGGGGTATGCAAGCTGGGATGATCTGCTGCTGAAATGCGCCACGCGTGTTGCGCATTATCTCGACCAACAGCCCGGCGGTATTGCTGCGCGTAGCTGGGGCGAGTTCAACAAAAGCGACATCCATCACCCACTCGCCAATGCGCTGCCACTGATCGGCCGCTGGCTGTCGATGCCGCGCGACGGCTTGCCCGGTGACTCGTTCATGCCAAGAGTGCAAGGCGCGGATTTCGGCGCGTCGGAACGTTTGGCCGTCGCGCCTGGGCACGAGGAAGAAGGTTATCTCGAACTGGCTGGTGGCCAGAGCGATCACCCGTTATCACCGTTCTTCGGCGCCGGTCATGCTGACTGGATGCAAGGCAAGCCAACGCCATTCCTGCCGGGTGCAACAAAATATACTTTGCAGCTTTCTCCACAAAGCCACTGA
- a CDS encoding ATP-binding cassette domain-containing protein translates to MPLVTLQNLDFSVGGPLLLKQINLAIEPNERVCVVGRNGAGKSTLLKLIAGEIRPDDGEVRVQSGVRIARLAQEVPQNASGSVFDVVAEALGDIGALLAQYHHLIHELEHDGNADELGDVQAKIEAQHGWSLEQRVTQVLSRLSLPEDIDFSALSGGMKRRVLLARALVVQPDLLLLDEPTNHLDIAAIEWLEDFLRSFGGSLLFITHDRGFLRRLATRIVEVDRGNITSWPGDYENYLRRREERLHAEAQADALFDKKLAQEEVWIRQGIKARRTRNEGRVRALEALREERSERRELGGNVRMEVTATKSSGKIVIDAEHMSFAYADRTLVNDLTCKVLRGDRIGIVGPNGAGKTTLIKLLLGQLAPDSGTVKVGTNLELAYFDQHRSILREDWTALDNVAEGREFIEINGARKHVMGYLQDFLFTPDRARATISALSGGERNRLLLAKLFAKPSNFLVMDEPTNDLDIETLELLEELLGEYQGTLLLVSHDREFLDNVVTSVLALEGHGQVREYVGGYADWLRQRGTRESRIKVQNAEKATSIEKSTPATAAIAAPAPAKRKLSNKEARELDQLTKRIAEFEQRIAELSAKIQSPEFYRQGAAAVVAANDELALQQAQLDQAFARWEELES, encoded by the coding sequence ATGCCTTTAGTTACCCTGCAAAATCTCGATTTCAGCGTTGGCGGCCCGTTGCTGCTCAAGCAAATCAATCTCGCCATCGAACCAAACGAACGCGTCTGCGTGGTCGGGCGCAATGGCGCTGGCAAGTCCACGCTGCTGAAACTCATCGCCGGTGAAATCCGCCCGGATGACGGCGAAGTGCGCGTGCAATCCGGCGTACGCATCGCGCGGCTAGCGCAGGAAGTGCCGCAGAACGCGAGCGGCAGCGTGTTCGACGTCGTGGCCGAAGCACTCGGCGATATTGGCGCGTTGCTGGCGCAGTATCACCATCTGATTCACGAGCTCGAACACGATGGCAATGCCGATGAACTCGGCGATGTGCAAGCCAAGATCGAAGCGCAGCACGGCTGGTCGCTGGAGCAACGAGTCACTCAGGTATTGTCGCGTTTGTCGCTGCCTGAAGATATCGATTTCAGCGCGCTTTCCGGCGGCATGAAACGTCGCGTTCTGCTCGCGCGCGCGCTGGTTGTGCAGCCGGATTTGCTGTTGCTGGACGAGCCGACCAACCATCTCGACATCGCTGCCATTGAATGGCTCGAAGATTTCCTGCGCAGCTTCGGCGGCAGCCTGTTATTCATCACCCATGACCGTGGTTTTCTGCGCCGGCTCGCCACGCGCATCGTCGAGGTGGATCGCGGCAACATCACCAGTTGGCCCGGCGATTACGAAAATTATCTGCGCCGGCGCGAAGAACGTCTGCACGCCGAAGCGCAGGCCGATGCGTTGTTCGACAAAAAACTCGCGCAGGAAGAAGTCTGGATTCGCCAAGGCATCAAGGCGCGCCGCACGCGCAACGAAGGCCGCGTGCGTGCACTCGAAGCGCTGCGCGAAGAACGCTCCGAGCGCCGTGAACTTGGCGGCAACGTGCGCATGGAAGTGACCGCGACCAAGTCCTCCGGCAAGATCGTGATCGACGCCGAGCACATGAGTTTTGCCTACGCCGATCGCACCTTGGTGAACGATCTGACCTGCAAGGTTCTCCGCGGCGATCGCATCGGTATCGTCGGCCCGAACGGCGCTGGCAAGACCACACTGATCAAACTGTTGCTCGGCCAGCTCGCGCCGGACAGCGGCACAGTCAAGGTCGGCACCAATCTCGAACTCGCGTATTTCGATCAGCACCGCAGTATTTTGCGCGAGGACTGGACCGCGCTCGACAACGTTGCCGAAGGCCGCGAGTTCATCGAGATCAACGGTGCGCGCAAACACGTGATGGGTTATCTGCAGGATTTTCTGTTCACGCCCGACCGCGCGCGCGCGACGATCAGCGCGTTGTCTGGCGGCGAGCGCAATCGCCTGCTGCTGGCCAAGTTGTTCGCCAAGCCGTCGAATTTTCTGGTGATGGATGAACCGACCAACGACCTCGATATCGAAACTCTGGAACTGCTCGAAGAATTACTCGGCGAGTACCAGGGCACGTTGCTGCTGGTATCACACGATCGCGAATTTCTCGACAACGTCGTCACCAGTGTGCTCGCGCTCGAAGGCCACGGCCAGGTGCGCGAATACGTCGGTGGATATGCCGACTGGTTGCGCCAGCGCGGCACACGCGAATCACGTATAAAAGTACAGAATGCGGAAAAAGCCACAAGTATAGAAAAATCGACGCCCGCCACTGCAGCCATCGCGGCACCAGCGCCCGCCAAACGCAAACTCAGCAACAAGGAAGCCCGCGAGCTCGATCAACTGACCAAACGCATCGCCGAATTCGAGCAACGTATCGCCGAGCTCAGTGCAAAAATCCAGTCACCGGAATTTTATCGCCAGGGCGCTGCTGCTGTAGTTGCAGCGAACGATGAGCTGGCCTTGCAGCAGGCGCAGCTTGATCAGGCATTTGCACGGTGGGAAGAACTGGAAAGCTGA